A part of Perca fluviatilis chromosome 15, GENO_Pfluv_1.0, whole genome shotgun sequence genomic DNA contains:
- the LOC120573877 gene encoding uncharacterized protein LOC120573877 isoform X1, with amino-acid sequence MESFQTDYYKLFGRKSVRRPVMIICDGSLVLMQAVAYSFCKHSLESLLSVYYDIVTGQLKEVMNMPILHRCLSHIMKNAKVFCKKHSPKHYRLSMHLFGLLTSAATLMEMDDIITSMAVLFSSPQSGDNVEKHFQNLQNRLQTIGFSESSDRAENAENDFEINLGHTTFHTHFAEIVANAPVDVKGEPNEYHSPTFMPNLVKYFLPQAVLWSGLMLGDLGRHGKGPAYNHFSKIFMRCSQSGTQNYTEDNKTQAIMEKSQWDLKKIRFQRRRLTRLDDFVQIYQQTHNALLMEFSDSTRKRKTYRVNVERWRKRKPSKKGIYVSPIKKSFPFRTTKVAPVKGRKPGLERPQTVTDTSSTGPKSEKEPLRSTDIPKKPGSTTTSVNKNYGPCWQGADPSEKKSAARLQRPPQVPKHSKMTAVLHPYHWLSCDEIDFASYLLASEYPHIHGFQSSVLFSVLHKGGIVGTPSSPFVQILHTGNNHWVTASNLFCRNNQVCIYDSLSTVLNNKDKQVLSWLIRPKEDKFTVIYPGVQHQSNCSNCGLFAIAFAFALCCNLRPENCKFREGRLRTELLTSFKKGQIHFKTEPRVGAPKSGQTHVNVYCICRTAHCSEVMVECSLCKGWYHPNCVNIPQNAISGDDDWNCHNCTG; translated from the exons ATGGAGTCTTTTCAAACAGATTACTACAAGTTGTTTGGAAGGAAATCTGTGAGGAGACCTGTGATGATAATCTGTGATGGGTCCCTTGTTCTGATGCAAGCTGTTGCCTACAGTTTTTGTAAACATTCTTTGGAGAGCTTGCTCAGTGTGTACTATGACATTGTCACTGGACAGTTGAAAGAGGTCATGAATATGCCAATTCTTCATCGCTGCCTAAGCCACATCATGAAGAATGCCAAAGTGTTCTGCAAGAAACA TTCCCCCAAACACTACAGACTGTCCATGCATCTTTTTGGCCTCCTGACAAGTGCTGCCACACTGATGGAAATGGATGACATTATTACAAGCATGGCAGTCCTGTTCTCAAGTCCTCAGAGTGGTGACAACGTGGAAAAACACTTCCAAAACCTTCAGAACAGGTTGCAAACAATTGGCTTTTCTGAAAGCAGTGACCGTGcagaaaatgctgaaaatgACTTTGAG ATCAATCTGGGGCACACAACATTTCATACTCATTTTGCGGAAATAGTGGCAAACGCACCTGTAGATGTAAAGGGTGAGCCAAATGAGTATCATTCACCTACATTCATGCctaacctggtgaaatatttcCTACCTCAGGCAGTTTTGTGGTCTGGTCTTATGCTGG GTGATCTTGGCCGCCATGGAAAAGGACCAGCCTACAATCATTTTTCCAAGATCTTTATGCGATGCAGTCAGTCAGGCACACAG AACTACACTGAGGACAACAAGACTCAGGCTATAATGGAGAAAAGCCAATGGGATCTGAAAAAAATTAGATTCCAGAGACGTCGTCTCACAAGGCTTGACGACTTTGTACAGATTTATCAGCAGACACATAATGCTCTCTTGATGGAGTTCTCTGACTCAACACGCAAGAGAAAA ACATACAGGGTAAATGTTGAGCGCTGGAGAAAAAGGAAGCCTTCCAAGAAAGGCATCTATGTGTCACCAATAAAGAAGAGTTTCCCATTCAGGACAACAAAAGTG GCTCCAGTCAAAGGACGCAAACCAGGTTTGGAGAGACCACAGACAGTGACTGACACCAGCTCGACAGGACCCAAGTCGGAAAAG GAACCTTTAAGGAGCACTGACATCCCAAAAAAACCTGGGAGTACAACAACATCTGTAAATAAAAACTATGGACCATGCTGGCAAGGAGCAGACCCCTCAGAAAAGAAATCTGCAGCAAGACTACAAAGGCCTCCACAGGTCCCAAAACATAGCAAAATGACTGCTGTTCTTCATCCGTACCACTGGCTTAGCTGTGATGAGATAGATTTTGCATCATACTTGCTTGCAAGCGAGTACCCTCACATTCATGGCTTtcagtcaagtgttttatttagtgttttaCATAAGGGAGGGATTGTGGGTACTCCAAGCAGCCCATTTGTGCAAATTTTACACACTGGGAACAACCACTGGGTAACTGCTAGCAACCTGTTTTGTCGGAACAATCAGGTTTGCATTTATGACAGTCTTTCGACAGTGctaaacaacaaagacaaacaagttTTGTCATGGTTAATAAGGCCAAAGGAAGACAAATTTACAGTTATTTACCCTGGTGTCCAACATCAGTCGAATTGTAGTAACTGTGGTTTGTTTGCAATTGCTTTTGCATTTGCATTGTGCTGCAACCTGAGGCCAGAAAACTGCAAGTTCCGTGAGGGCCGGTTGAGGACTGAACTTTTAACTTCCTTCAAGAAAGGACAAATCCATTttaaaacagagccaagagTTGGTGCTCCAAAGTCAGGACAAACACATGTGAATGTGTACTGCATATGCAGGACTGCACACTGCAGTGAAGTAATGGTAGAATGTTCTTTGTGCAAGGGGTGGTATCATCCTAACTGTGTGAACATACCACAAAATGCCATTAGTGGGGATGATGACTGGAATTGCCACAACTGTACTggctaa
- the LOC120573877 gene encoding uncharacterized protein LOC120573877 isoform X2 codes for MESFQTDYYKLFGRKSVRRPVMIICDGSLVLMQAVAYSFCKHSLESLLSVYYDIVTGQLKEVMNMPILHRCLSHIMKNAKVFCKKHSPKHYRLSMHLFGLLTSAATLMEMDDIITSMAVLFSSPQSGDNVEKHFQNLQNRLQTIGFSESSDRAENAENDFEINLGHTTFHTHFAEIVANAPVDVKGEPNEYHSPTFMPNLVKYFLPQAVLWSGLMLGDLGRHGKGPAYNHFSKIFMRCSQSGTQNYTEDNKTQAIMEKSQWDLKKIRFQRRRLTRLDDFVQIYQQTHNALLMEFSDSTRKRKTYRVNVERWRKRKPSKKGIYVSPIKKSFPFRTTKVVLKYHIKYYHTSLFLTILNNNIDTVYIILYNI; via the exons ATGGAGTCTTTTCAAACAGATTACTACAAGTTGTTTGGAAGGAAATCTGTGAGGAGACCTGTGATGATAATCTGTGATGGGTCCCTTGTTCTGATGCAAGCTGTTGCCTACAGTTTTTGTAAACATTCTTTGGAGAGCTTGCTCAGTGTGTACTATGACATTGTCACTGGACAGTTGAAAGAGGTCATGAATATGCCAATTCTTCATCGCTGCCTAAGCCACATCATGAAGAATGCCAAAGTGTTCTGCAAGAAACA TTCCCCCAAACACTACAGACTGTCCATGCATCTTTTTGGCCTCCTGACAAGTGCTGCCACACTGATGGAAATGGATGACATTATTACAAGCATGGCAGTCCTGTTCTCAAGTCCTCAGAGTGGTGACAACGTGGAAAAACACTTCCAAAACCTTCAGAACAGGTTGCAAACAATTGGCTTTTCTGAAAGCAGTGACCGTGcagaaaatgctgaaaatgACTTTGAG ATCAATCTGGGGCACACAACATTTCATACTCATTTTGCGGAAATAGTGGCAAACGCACCTGTAGATGTAAAGGGTGAGCCAAATGAGTATCATTCACCTACATTCATGCctaacctggtgaaatatttcCTACCTCAGGCAGTTTTGTGGTCTGGTCTTATGCTGG GTGATCTTGGCCGCCATGGAAAAGGACCAGCCTACAATCATTTTTCCAAGATCTTTATGCGATGCAGTCAGTCAGGCACACAG AACTACACTGAGGACAACAAGACTCAGGCTATAATGGAGAAAAGCCAATGGGATCTGAAAAAAATTAGATTCCAGAGACGTCGTCTCACAAGGCTTGACGACTTTGTACAGATTTATCAGCAGACACATAATGCTCTCTTGATGGAGTTCTCTGACTCAACACGCAAGAGAAAA ACATACAGGGTAAATGTTGAGCGCTGGAGAAAAAGGAAGCCTTCCAAGAAAGGCATCTATGTGTCACCAATAAAGAAGAGTTTCCCATTCAGGACAACAAAAGTGGTATTAAAGTATCATATAAAATATTATCACACTTCATTGTTCCTTACAATTTTAAATAACAATATAGATACGGTTTATATTATACTttataacatttaa